The DNA window tagaccGGAGCAGCCGAACCCAATTCCACTCCAATTCTGCTCCCAGGTATAAAAAATCACCAGAATCATGAATCAAGTGTGTTACTCATCAGGCCCTAAGCCTCTCTTGTGGTGATTCAGTGACTGACTGGTGGTGATTCCAGTCTAGGCCATAGGTGGTGATTCCTTTGgtcatattcttctcctctCGAAATCTTCTTCAGATTACAGGTCAGTTTATTGGACCCTGCATAtgctttcttcttttgattcttatCTGGTGTTGGGTTACTTCTAGTGTCTATTAGTTTCTGATTAGTTGCCCTGCATCACTTATTCTTCATATTTTGTTATCCCTTCCAAGATCTGCAACTCCTGGCCAATGATTGTCATTCGACTTGAGATTCCTTGTTCCAGTAgcaaatctcaattttttttccaattccaccattgGAATTAGCTGAAATTTTCTGGAGTTATTCTCCTATGCCGATAAGATCCTCAACTAGTTTTTGAGCCTTCTCTGAGTCGTGCTTGTTAAGTTATTAGGTCTCTCCATGTTCTAGCTCTGAATTCTGCATTTGGAGTTCCTATTCACTGTTGGATTCTTCAGATCTCAAAGTCCAACCGTTGGATTACATGAAGCTTTTGATATCTGAttctttcaataaaataaagcCTTCAACCAGAATCTCAGTTACATCTGAGTTTCTGATTGCATTTTATTGGGATTATCCTGAATTCTGGGAAACTTCCATTGGTATGTGATTCTGGTTTTGGTTGGTTTCTGAAATTCTTACTTGAGGTGACCCAGAACCTCATTGGTAGACCCCCAAGGTCGCTTCCCTATATGTCAAGTTTCATCCCAAATGGATTTCGCCAAGTGGCAAAGCAAACCTTTGAAAAtccatttatccaaaaaaaaaaaagaaaaaaaaaaagacctttgAAAATATAGGGACCATGGGAGGGTGCATGGGCATCCACAGATGGCTAAAAATCAGCTGGTTCCTAGGGTAGTCCTGGGGCTGCCAAAAGGGAAGCAAACAAGCCTTAGAGCTGGCATTCTAAATCATGTCAAAAGACCTAGAATTGGAGTTAATCTTCTTAGATTGCacctccatccaaagatggttgatggtggcaccgAAAGTGAGCTTTCCCACAGTGTGACAAATAGAGGAACCCACGAAGGTCATGTCGATCCAAGTCTATTCCCTTCTTAGGGGGAGAGTTCTTCTCTTACCAAGCCAACATTTAGAGAGGACGTTCTTCCAAACAGTGGAAGAGAAGCGGCACTCGAAGAAGAGGTGATCAAAGTCCTCAATCCCATTCCAGCAGAGGCACAGGGCAGAGGGACATTGATGAGGCGAGAGAGGAGGAGGGCTTGGGTTGGGAGATAGTTGGAGAAGGCCCTCCAAGCACAGAAGCTAAGGTGAGGAATACGATCCTTGAACCAAGCAAATTTGTGCCAAGGAGGGGGGTGGAATGGCGGCGATTGAGGTTCCAggcagaagagaaggagaacaaGCCTGAAGGGTCAGGAGACTAGATGACTCGATCGTTATCACCTGGGGAGGGGGTAAGGAGGGAAGGGAAGACCAAATGGAGGAGAGAGTAGGAGAGGAGTGGAGGGGAGGGTTCTAGGAACCGTACAGAATGATTGATGAGACATGAGACAGCCTATCCAATTCAGAAGAGTAGATAGACCTTTCTCCCACATGGGAGAGAAGGACTCGAGAGGTGTGGCAGTTGTCTAGCCAAAGGGAATTGGATTGCCCATCCGCGACTATGGAGCGGATGGCAAGTAAAGCAGAGGGGCGGAGGGAGAGGATGTgctgccaaacccaagaagtaTCAGGGCAAAGGGAGACGGACTAGAGGGAGTCATTATGAAGGAGAGAGGAGTAAACCCAAGAAACCTATATGCTATTGTGCTTAGAATcgggggtatttgattgaatttggttCTGAACTTTGACATGCGGCTAATCCAATCCTAGACCTATCTATCTAATGGCCAGAATACCCACATCATTCTACCACATGGCTCAAATAGTGGATGGTGAACAAGCTTACCTCAATAGGGCATTGTGAAtgaagttatttatttattattatttttaaattacattCATTACTTAATCTTAGCAATTTAAATCTCCTTGTATTGTGGTATGTTATAATTGACACGCCTCAACTTGTACATCGGACTTGATGCACACTGATGTAATTTTATGCTTGAACCAAATTCATTTGTACTTTGTGGGTGACATGGACAAGTCCTTACTTCTTACATCAAAAGGGAGTTATGCATGTCTTAGATGAGGGGAATCATTGGCTACAAGTCCCcttctcttcatttttctcCTTTAGTAATGAAGTATGTTAATTTTCTAACCCTCCCTTTTTGCCTTGTGTGTTCAAATTCACTGATGGCAATAGGTTCAACTCATGGCTCGAAACCTGGGTTAAACTATATTGTCCTCCCATGATTGATCGTTGTAGTGTTCGAGGGGTAATACTTGTGCTAATAGTTTAAACAAGGTCAAGTTTTGACTGAGACAAACTCGGTTTTGATCTTGTCTGAGATGAATCCGAGGGTTGAAACTGGTTTGTACCAAGTTTCGCGAGTTCCATAAATTTTGACACTTGGTTTTGAccaagagctaggagtttcgcAAGTTTTGACATTCCAAGGGGGATTTCGATAAAAACTGCGAGTTTTTGGCTAAATTACTTGATTTCTTCCTACTTTTTGGCATTCTTCTACTCGTTGAACTACTTTACAGCTTGGATTTGCATGATTGGAGCTTGAAGGTATTGTTTTTATCCCCGAatctaatttttggaaaaattagtACATAAACATAGTGCTAGGCACAAAATTTGTCACGGGATACATATGTCCTGCATTCAGGGGAGCGTCACCAATATCTTCAATGGTGTGCAGTCGACCTACCAAGAAACTATGTGGTAGTGAGTGGTGAGTGTTGTATACTTGTATTTCCCTAACCTAATGTAAGTTTTGATTATTTTAGTTGCATATTTACATTTTTAGTAGCTAGATTATATGTAGTCAGTGTTTACAATTGGGCTAGTGTACAACAGCATTCAgcgtacactagcaaacttgggtcaaACCATATTTACCATTTTGAGTGGTTCTTTTGTGAAACTAATTTAATGGAATAggtgtaaaatggtaaaaataggtagtgccaaaaaaaattttattttttttgtgcctCAAAACCTAGGTTTCAAATTtagtcaaaaaaataaaaatcccaagcATATCTCGGTTTCAGTCAAGGTCGAAACCGGAACGTCGATTCTTGGTTTTGAGTCTTTTCACGAGAAGTACTAGCAATTGAAAATCCAACTCATTTAATTTGATGGCTTGACATCTTAAGTCAATTAATTGGAACTGAAGTCttaaaatgggttggatttgAGGTCTGATTGAGGCATAGCTCAGGGAATGTTTGAGTGATTGTGTTTTAGGTTATGAAGAGGCATAAATTAGACATGCTTTTCAGCTGATATTATATGATTCTAGGAGTTTGCCTCTAATGCTTTTCTCTTGCTCTAATTTTTGTTTGCAGTTCTTGATATTGATTCTGTTGGCACATTTACAATGTGCCATGAAGCACTGAAGTATCTCAAGAAAGGAGGACCGGGAAGGGGTCCAGCTAGTGGAGGAACAATTGTGAACATAAGTGCAACTTTGCATTATACAGCATCTTGGTATCAAATCCATGTGTCTGCTGCCAAGGTTTGGAACAAACTCTGGTAGTTGTAAGTTGTTTGACTTTTCATGATAGATTCCTTTGCCTCTTTTCATATGGGGTTCTTCTTTCTATAGGCAGCTGTTGATAGCCTCACAAGGTCCCTGGCACTAGAGTGGGGAACTGATTACGATATCAGAGTCAATGGTGTTGCACCAGGACCGATTAGAGATACTGTTGGAACTCGTAAACTTGTACCTGATGAGATAAAGAACAAAACTAGGGAATACATGCCACTTTATAAAATGGGGGAGAAACAGGATATAGCAATGGCTGCCCTCTATCTAGCATCAGATGCAGGTTGGTAGCC is part of the Macadamia integrifolia cultivar HAES 741 chromosome 9, SCU_Mint_v3, whole genome shotgun sequence genome and encodes:
- the LOC122090015 gene encoding peroxisomal 2,4-dienoyl-CoA reductase [(3E)-enoyl-CoA-producing] produces the protein MDYTIILRFLFVFQAIGLEGDVRKQEDAKRVLESTVKHFGRLDILVNNAAGNFLVSAEDLSPNGFRTVLDIDSVGTFTMCHEALKYLKKGGPGRGPASGGTIVNISATLHYTASWYQIHVSAAKAAVDSLTRSLALEWGTDYDIRVNGVAPGPIRDTVGTRKLVPDEIKNKTREYMPLYKMGEKQDIAMAALYLASDAAKYINGTTVIVDGGLWLSRPRHLPKEAVKELSRVVEKRSREAPVGVAKSKL